The following proteins are encoded in a genomic region of Arcobacter cloacae:
- a CDS encoding methyl-accepting chemotaxis protein, translated as MKKLSFGTKLLLILVSVTVISLGLMIYIVSSYSYSNSRTDAQNYINELAKKNALETKNTLDKAIVISNSIANKYASAIEHKEKLSKEGTIKYFKSLLEHNPFILGIWFTFEDGSIFYEKKTDSDTQNYYTKDGVFQPYVVRNANGSFTIEPSSEFDLNSEWINLPYKNKQVSITEPYNYDIDGKTVLLTTVSSPVYFEGKFIGAVGVDFSLESFNKKTSEIKLFDSGYGTIIDAYGKVISHPNIENLGKSLKDITTNENILKVLEATKKGEDYSFIAKNLRSGVDSYSYAFAFEFGETKNYWTFIATVPEDEYLAKSNFIKNFSIFSGLIVLAVIILVLIYSMKILNRNLTTIKDGLLDFFSYLNKETKNTNPIKLNSTDEFGEMAKMINQNIEKTQSLIIQDNELIEDVKRVVNEVKAGRFNKKIEKNSDNQNLEELKNIFNEMLETTKNNVCEDINKVIKVLESFAKLDFRPRIDDKGNIALGINNLAEIINAMLVENKSNGLTLDESSDILLSNVDKLNISSNEAAASLEETAAALEEITSNIRNTTQNIAKMATYSNGVTKAASDGEKLANQTTVAMDEINTQVNAINEAISVIDQIAFQTNILSLNAAVEAATAGEAGRGFAVVAAEVRNLASRSAEAAREIKAIVENATSKANQGKQIAGNMIEGYKELNQNIVNTINLISDIEMSSKEQLTGIEQINDAVTSLDRQTQQNAQIASQTHDVATITDEIAKLIVNDANTKEFIGKNQISAKNIDIKK; from the coding sequence ATGAAAAAATTAAGCTTTGGAACGAAACTATTATTGATTTTAGTTTCTGTAACTGTAATATCTCTTGGTTTGATGATTTATATCGTATCTTCATATTCATATTCAAATTCTAGAACTGATGCTCAAAATTATATAAATGAGTTGGCTAAAAAGAATGCTTTAGAAACTAAAAATACATTGGATAAAGCAATTGTTATTTCTAATTCAATAGCAAATAAATATGCAAGTGCTATTGAACATAAAGAAAAATTGTCAAAAGAGGGAACAATTAAATATTTCAAATCTTTACTTGAACACAATCCTTTTATTTTAGGTATTTGGTTTACTTTTGAAGATGGTTCTATTTTTTATGAGAAAAAAACAGATAGTGATACACAAAACTACTACACAAAAGATGGAGTATTTCAACCTTATGTGGTAAGAAATGCAAATGGTTCTTTTACAATTGAGCCATCATCTGAGTTTGATTTAAATTCTGAATGGATAAATCTTCCTTATAAAAACAAACAAGTATCTATCACAGAACCTTACAACTATGATATTGATGGCAAAACAGTTCTTTTAACTACAGTTTCTTCGCCTGTTTATTTTGAAGGTAAATTTATTGGAGCTGTGGGAGTTGATTTTTCATTAGAATCTTTTAATAAAAAAACAAGTGAAATTAAACTTTTTGATTCAGGATATGGGACAATTATAGATGCTTATGGAAAAGTTATTAGTCATCCAAACATAGAAAATTTAGGAAAAAGTCTAAAAGATATAACTACTAATGAAAATATATTAAAAGTTTTAGAGGCTACTAAAAAAGGTGAAGATTACTCTTTTATAGCTAAAAATTTAAGAAGTGGTGTGGATTCATACTCTTATGCTTTTGCTTTTGAATTTGGAGAGACAAAAAATTATTGGACATTTATTGCTACTGTTCCTGAAGATGAATATTTAGCAAAGTCAAATTTTATAAAGAATTTTTCTATATTTTCTGGATTAATTGTTTTAGCTGTTATTATTTTAGTATTAATTTATAGTATGAAAATTTTAAATAGAAATTTAACAACTATAAAAGATGGATTATTGGATTTCTTTTCATATTTAAATAAAGAGACAAAAAATACCAATCCTATTAAGCTTAATTCAACTGATGAATTTGGTGAGATGGCTAAAATGATAAATCAAAATATAGAAAAAACACAAAGTTTAATTATTCAAGATAATGAATTAATAGAAGATGTGAAAAGAGTTGTAAATGAGGTAAAAGCTGGAAGATTTAATAAAAAAATAGAAAAAAACAGTGACAATCAAAATTTAGAAGAGTTAAAAAATATTTTTAATGAAATGTTAGAAACTACTAAAAATAATGTTTGTGAAGATATAAATAAAGTTATAAAAGTATTAGAGAGTTTTGCAAAACTTGATTTTAGACCAAGAATAGATGATAAAGGAAATATCGCTCTTGGAATAAATAATCTTGCAGAAATTATAAATGCTATGCTAGTAGAAAATAAATCAAATGGATTAACTCTTGATGAAAGTTCTGATATTTTGTTATCAAATGTGGATAAATTAAATATAAGTTCAAATGAGGCAGCAGCATCTCTTGAAGAAACAGCAGCAGCATTAGAAGAGATAACTTCAAATATTAGAAATACAACACAAAATATAGCAAAAATGGCTACATATTCAAATGGAGTTACAAAAGCAGCAAGTGATGGAGAAAAACTAGCAAATCAAACAACAGTTGCTATGGATGAGATAAATACTCAAGTAAATGCTATAAATGAAGCTATTTCAGTAATTGATCAAATAGCATTTCAAACAAATATTCTTTCATTAAATGCAGCAGTAGAAGCAGCAACAGCAGGAGAAGCAGGACGTGGATTTGCCGTTGTTGCAGCAGAAGTGCGAAATCTAGCAAGTAGAAGTGCAGAAGCTGCAAGAGAAATAAAAGCTATTGTTGAAAATGCAACTTCAAAAGCAAATCAAGGAAAGCAAATAGCTGGAAATATGATAGAAGGATATAAAGAATTAAATCAAAATATTGTAAATACCATAAATTTAATTTCTGATATTGAAATGTCAAGTAAAGAACAATTAACAGGAATTGAGCAAATCAATGATGCTGTTACAAGTTTGGATAGACAAACTCAACAAAATGCACAAATAGCTTCTCAAACACATGATGTTGCAACAATTACAGATGAGATTGCAAAATTGATTGTAAATGATGCAAATACAAAAGAATTTATTGGAAAAAATCAAATTAGTGCTAAAAATATAGATATTAAAAAGTAA